A region from the Gavia stellata isolate bGavSte3 chromosome 2, bGavSte3.hap2, whole genome shotgun sequence genome encodes:
- the WASF1 gene encoding actin-binding protein WASF1, producing MPLVKRNIDPRHLCHTALPRGIKNELECVTNISLANIIRQLSSLSKYAEDIFGELFNEAHSFSFRVNSLQERVDRLSVSVTQLDPKEEELSLQDITMRKAFRSSTIQDQQLFDRKTLPIPLQETYDICEQPPPLNILTPYRDDGKEGLKFYTNPSYFFDLWKEKMLQDTEDKRKEKRKQKQKNLDRPHEPEKVPRAPHDRRREWQKLAQGPELAEDDANLLHKHIEVANGPASHFESRSQAYVDHMDGSYSLSALPYSQMSELLNRAEERVLVRPHEPPPPPPPMHGAGDVKPVPPCVSSTTGLVENRPQSPATGRTPVFVSPTPPPPPPPPLPSALSTSSLRAAMTSTPPPPVPPPPPPPTAALQAPAVPPPPAPLQIAPGVLHPAPPPIAPPLAQPSPPVTRAAQVCEAVPVHPVPPQAEVQGLPPPPPPPPLPPPGIRPSSPVTVAALSHPPPVLHPPSTTIVPGPHAPLMPPSPPSQVIPAPEPKRHPSTLPVISDARSVLLEAIRKGIQLRKVEEQREQEAKHERIENDVATILSRRIAVEYSDSEDDSEFDEVDWLE from the exons GTAAATATGCTGAAGATATATTTGGTGAACTTTTCAATGAAGCACACAGTTTCTCATTTAGAGTCAACTCCTTGCAAGAACGTGTAGATCGCTTATCTGTCAGTGTTACACAACTCGATCCAAAGGAAGAGGAAT TGTCACTACAGGACATTACAATGAGGAAAGCTTTCCGGAGTTCTACAATTCAAGATCAACAGCTGTTTGACCGCAAAACTCTGCCTATTCCTTTGCAAGAAACTTATGACATTTGTGAACAGCCTCCTCCACTTAACATTCTCACCCCTTACAG GGATGATGGAAAAGAGGGTTTGAAGTTTTATACCAATCCTTCATACTTCTTTGAtctgtggaaggaaaaaatgttgcaGGACACTgaggacaaaagaaaagaaaagaggaagcagaag CAGAAAAATCTAGATCGCCCTCATGAACCAGAAAAAGTGCCAAGGGCACCTCATGACAGACGGAGAGAGTGGCAGAAGTTAGCTCAAGGTCCGGAGCTCGCAGAAGATGATGCTAACCTCTTACATAAGCACATTGAAGTTGCTAATGGCCCAGCTTCACATTTCGAATcaag ATCTCAAGCATATGTGGACCATATGGATGGATCATACTCGCTTTCTGCATTACCCTATAGCCAGATGTCTGAACTTCTGAACAGAGCCGAGGAACGAGTGTTGGTCAGACCACAtgaaccaccaccaccaccacctccaatGCATGGAGCAGGAGATGTGAAACCTGTGCCTCCCTGTGTCAG TTCTACTACTGGCTTGGTAGAAAATCGTCCTCAGTCACCAGCAACAGGCAGAACACCAGTGTTTGTGAGCCCcactcctcctccaccaccaccaccacctcttccATCTGCTTTGTCAACTTCATCATTAAGAGCTGCAATGACTTCTACCCCTCCACCTCCAGTCCCacctcccccaccccctcccacagctgctctgcaggccccagctgtgccacctccaccagctcctctcCAGATAGCTCCTGGAGTTCTACATCCAGCTCCACCTCCAATTGCTCCTCCCCTAGCACAACCCTCTCCTCCTGTCACTAGAGCTGCTCAAGTGTGTGAAGCTGTACCCGTTCACCCAGTTCCTCCACAAGCTGAAGTACAGGGACTTCCTCCACCacccccacctcctcccttgcctcctcctggcattcgaCCCTCCTCTCCTGTCACAGTTGCAGCCCTTTCTCACCCTCCTCCTGTTCTGCACCCTCCTTCCACGACCATTGTCCCTGGCCCTCATGCCCCCCTAATGCCTCCGTCTCCACCATCCCAAGTGATTCCTGCTCCTGAACCCAAACGCCATCCTTCAACTCTTCCTGTAATCAGTGATGCTAGAAGCGTTCTGCTGGAAGCAATACGGAAAG GTATTCAGCTACGCAAAGTTGAAGAGCAACGTGAACAAGAAGCTAAGCATGAGCGCATTGAGAATGATGTTGCTACTATACTTTCTCGACGCATTGCTGTGGAATACAGTGATTCAGAAGATGATTCAGAATTTGATGAAGTGGATTGGTTAGAGTAA